Proteins found in one Pectinophora gossypiella unplaced genomic scaffold, ilPecGoss1.1 Pgos_70, whole genome shotgun sequence genomic segment:
- the LOC126381639 gene encoding uncharacterized protein LOC126381639: MTTSSEDITYMFEQHAQDPLANFDEDYPELARLHREPKKRKPAKRNVSVQCVSKKIRHKDTSSFVPQNHHSPGTRLIRVQVVDLENSPQVTHDNGDPEENILMSAQYVVHKDSYDEVLTQTEALIANISKKLCNYHF, from the coding sequence ATGACGACGTCATCTGAAGACATCACGTACATGTTCGAACAACATGCGCAAGACCCGCTGGCAAACTTTGATGAAGATTATCCAGAGTTGGCCAGACTCCACCGCGAACCAAAGAAGAGGAAGCCTGCCAAGCGAAATGTTAGCGTGCAGTGCGtctcaaaaaaaatacgtcataaGGACACATCATCCTTCGTGCCACAAAACCACCACAGCCCGGGCACTCGACTAATTAGAGTCCAAGTTGTCGATCTAGAGAACAGTCCTCAAGTTACTCATGACAACGGGGACCCTgaagaaaacattttaatgaGCGCCCAGTACGTGGTACATAAGGATTCCTATGATGAAGTGTTAACGCAGACAGAAGCACTTATCGCAAACATATCAAAAAAGTTGTGTAATTATCATTTctag
- the LOC126381640 gene encoding uncharacterized protein LOC126381640: MLLDDAKEINTLLNTNRGMKFTESDARDFEKSLYCHICNNFLWGKKVRDHCHITGKYRGAAHRHCNLQFKVPKCIPIFFHNLSGYDCHLFIKQLGEVPGKITIIPKTKEKYTSFSKFVPINEKEYIHLRFVDSFNFLGTSLDKLTKTMKTEDFVYLRRHFPEEEKFKLLTRKGVYPYDYMSSWDNYEETALPSKSCFFNSLNNDPISDDDYNHAMSVWSRFSLTSLGEYTDLYLKSDVLLLTDIFQNFRKTCKRHYTLDPAFYISAPSLSFDAMLLITGIKLELISDIEITRMIQDGIRGGLCMCSHRYAKANNKYINEYDESQPESYIVYVDCNNLYGFSMCQYLPYANFRFLLESELNDFNVSSIPDNNAWGYILEVDLLYPDHLHQYHNDLPFCAEKCIPPGGKTKKLVPNLYNKYKYVIHYVHLKKCIEHGLILRKIHRVITFRQSAYLKQYIDLNTELRKKATSVFEQDLFKLFNNSTFGKTLENTENRVNVQLVNSWKDENNITKKSTQAERLIASPYFHSVSVFTENLVAIQMKPDQIVLDKPIYIGFTVLELSKSHMFHFHYNVIKPFYKDRVQLCYMDTDSFLYLIHTKDFYLDIKSTFHSYFDTSNYDEQNQWCLPIKNKKVPGLFKDEMGGKIITDFVGLRSKLYCVKNCDQVIKKAKGVKSSVVRDLTITDYEKVLFDNEIIKRKNILFKSIKHQIFTQSVNKVALSNSDDKRSICTDKIRTRAWGNALTFKNLDYE, encoded by the coding sequence atgcttTTGGATGATGCTAAGgaaattaatactttattgaatacGAATCGAGGAATGAAATTTACTGAAAGTGATGCTCGTGATTtcgaaaaatctttatattgccacatttgtaataattttttaTGGGGGAAAAAAGTTAGAGATCATTGTCATATTACTGGAAAGTATCGCGGAGCAGCCCatcgtcattgtaatttacaatttaaagtTCCTAAATGTATCCCGATCtttttccataatttatctGGCTACGAttgccatttatttattaagcagTTAGGAGAGGTTCctggaaaaataacaataatacctAAAACGAAGGAAAAGTACACCTCGTTTTCTAAATTTGTTCCTATCAACGAAAAAGAGTACATACATTTACGTTTCGTAGATTCTTTTAATTTCTTAGGAACGAGTTTAGACAAACTAAccaaaacaatgaaaactgaGGATTTTGTTTATCTTCGGCGTCATTTTCCTGAAGAggaaaaattcaaattattgacTCGTAAGGGAGTGTATCCGTATGATTATATGTCAAGTTGGGATAATTACGAAGAAACCGCACTGCCATCGAagtcttgtttttttaattcattaaataatGATCCAATTTCCGATGATGATTACAATCACGCGATGTCTGTATGGTCGCGATTTAGTTTGACTAGTTTAGGAGAGTATACTGACTTGTATCTCAAATCGGATGTTCTTCTGTTAACAGATATATTTCAGAATTTTCGTAAGACCTGTAAGCGACATTACACTCTCGACCCTGCCTTTTACATCTCAGCGCCAAGCCTATCGTTTGACGCTATGTTATTAATAACAGGAATCAAACTTGAACTTATATCTGACATAGAAATTACCCGAATGATTCAAGACGGAATTCGAGGTGGATTATGTATGTGTTCGCATCGCTATGCTAAagctaacaataaatatattaatgaatACGATGAATCACAACCCGAGTCTTATATCGTTTATGTGGATTGTAATAATCTTTATGGTTTCAGTATGTGTCAATATTTACCATACGCGAATTTCAGGTTTTTGCTTGAAAGcgaattaaatgattttaacgTTTCAAGTATACCCGACAACAATGCCTGGGGTTACATACTTGAAGTAGATCTGTTATATCCTGACCATTTACATCAATACCACAACGATCTTCcattttgtgcagaaaagtgcaTTCCTCCTGGTGGTAAAACTAAAAAACTCGTTCcaaacttatataataaatacaaatatgtgaTTCATTACGTACACCTAAAAAAGTGTATAGAGCATGGTTTAATATTACGTAAAATCCATCGAGTTATTACCTTTAGACAGAGCgcatacttaaaacaatatattgatTTAAATACCGAGTTACGCAAAAAAGCAACAAGCGTATTTGAGCAggacctatttaaattatttaataatagtacatttggaaaaacgttagaaaataccGAAAATAGAGTGAATGTCCAATTAGTTAATAGTTGGAAGGatgaaaacaatataacaaaaaagtcTACCCAAGCGGAGCGATTGATAGCTAGTCCTTATTTTCATAGTGTTTCAGTGTTCACGGAGAACTTAGTTGCTATACAAATGAAGCCCGACCAGATTGTTTTAGATAAACCAATATACATAGGGTTTACAGTGTTAGAGTTATCAAAATCCCATATGTTTCACTTTCACTATAATGTCATCAAGCCCTTTTATAAAGATAGAGTACAATTGTGCTATATGGATACCGACtcgtttttgtatttaatacatacaaaagatTTTTATCTGGACATAAAAAGTACTTTTCATAGTTATTTCGATACAAGTAATTACGACGAGCAAAACCAATGGTGCCttcctattaaaaacaaaaaagttcctggTCTTTTTAAAGATGAGATGGGAGGAAAGATTATTACTGACTTTGTCGGTTTACGCTCAAAACTTTATTGCGTGAAAAATTGTGATCAAGTTATCAAAAAGGCTAAAGGCGTAAAGTCCTCAGTAGTACGTGACTTAACCATTACAGACTATGAAAAAGTTCTCTttgataatgaaataattaaaagaaaaaatattttgttcaagTCGATAAAACATCAAATATTCACACAAAGCGTAAATAAAGTTGCATTATCTAACAGCGATGACAAACGATCGATATGTACCGATAAAATTAGAACCCGAGCTTGGGGAAACGCTTTAACTTTTAAAAACCTAGATTATGAGTAA
- the LOC126381630 gene encoding uncharacterized protein LOC126381630: protein MEACLKRQIVNAAEAVKKKVKKLRNIETENEEALKSVFRPIINPLNKIANKRSHKLTENGIRKTEKPNYEDTITQPYTASCENVNEDDYENNNSASDKDYNERSNDSDNHSIDLENSSDSFKTVEWNDDTEDNLSSWSLTPEDFTNVPYGVRNERGKLMLGTIPITIGDKTIKIDGNRYTTTPGLIELLYKKNPDLSSVTEDDKKIYKSLLLISNAHRRDYDPKKPINGNKDQKLQNLDTPKLNKSTQHDKTTNSE, encoded by the exons atggaagCTTGTTTAAAACGCCAAATAGTCAATGCAGCAGAagctgttaaaaaaaaggttaagaagTTGCGAAACATTGAAACCGAAAATGAAGAAGCTTTGAAATCTGTATTCAGACCTATAAtaaatccattaaataaaattgccaATAAACGCTCCCATAAATTGACAGAAAATGGGATTCGCAAAACAGAAAAGCCGAATTATGAAGATACTATCACGCAACCGTATACTGCAAGCTGTGAAAACGTTAATGAAGATGACTATGAAAACAATAATAGTGCCAGTGATAAGGACTACAATGAAAGAAGTAATGATAGTGATAATCATAGTATTGATCTAGAAAATAGTAGCGACTCGTTCAAAACAGTTGAATGGAACGATGATACAGAAGACAATTTGTCTTCATGGTCATTAacgcctgaagattttacaaatGTTCCATATGGTGTGAGGAATGAACGAGGAAAATTGATGCTTGGTACAATTCCAATCACTATAGGAGACAAGACCATTAAAATAGATGGAAACCGATATACTACTACTCCAGGATTAATTgaactattatataaaaaaaatccagaTTTGTCTTCGGTTACAGaagacgataaaaaaatatataagtcacTGCTTTTGATTTCCAATGCTCACAGGCGCGATTACGATCCTAAAAAACCGATAAACGGCAATAAAG ATCAGAAGTTGCAAAACCTTGATACACctaagttaaataaatctactcaacatgataaaacaacaaatagtGAATGA